Proteins co-encoded in one Ignavibacteria bacterium genomic window:
- a CDS encoding transcriptional repressor, which yields MKNNQATELFRDFLKRGSNRITPERFEVLEAALEFDGHFSADELFISMKNNHSHVSRATVYNTLELLCQAELLSLRNFSNKVNYYESNFKRQNHFHLVCMDCGRIVEFTEHRLEEMSKEIGENLGYKTSSYSYNIFARCEKKPDCPWYNGKKNA from the coding sequence GTGAAAAACAACCAGGCAACCGAGTTATTCAGAGATTTCCTCAAACGGGGAAGCAACAGAATAACACCCGAAAGATTCGAAGTTCTTGAAGCGGCATTGGAGTTTGACGGTCATTTTAGCGCTGACGAACTTTTTATTTCGATGAAGAACAACCACTCGCATGTATCGCGGGCAACCGTGTATAATACACTCGAACTCCTCTGTCAGGCAGAACTTTTATCCCTCCGCAATTTTTCAAACAAAGTAAACTATTACGAAAGCAATTTCAAGAGACAGAATCACTTCCACCTTGTATGTATGGATTGTGGAAGGATTGTGGAGTTTACGGAACACAGACTCGAAGAGATGTCGAAGGAAATCGGTGAAAATCTTGGTTATAAAACCTCGAGCTATTCATACAATATTTTTGCCCGGTGTGAGAAAAAACCGGATTGCCCCTGGTATAATGGAAAAAAGAACGCTTGA
- a CDS encoding glycosyltransferase family 2 protein, with amino-acid sequence MQKISISIITLNEEKNIARCLKSVAWADEIIVVDSGSKDGTVEIAKSLGAKVIHNDWKGFSEQKDFALRSCSNEWVLSLDADEEVSEELKNEITGTLQAVPSFDGFYIPRKTFFNGKWIKSCGWYPGFQLRLFKKSLTKLTDRKVHEGFVVNGKIGYLKGDILHYTHFDLKSTFAKINNYSTLEAEESFLTKRSTPLNFIVNPLAAFLQHYILRRGFTDGVEGLIISILHALTNLLTYMKIWEMRREKKI; translated from the coding sequence TTGCAAAAAATATCGATATCTATTATCACCCTGAACGAAGAAAAAAATATTGCCCGTTGTTTGAAAAGCGTTGCCTGGGCTGATGAAATAATTGTGGTAGATTCCGGAAGCAAGGACGGGACTGTAGAGATCGCTAAATCTCTGGGAGCAAAAGTAATCCACAATGACTGGAAGGGTTTTTCGGAACAGAAAGATTTTGCCCTTAGGAGCTGTTCAAATGAATGGGTTCTGAGTCTCGACGCTGATGAGGAAGTTTCAGAAGAGTTGAAAAACGAAATCACGGGTACACTTCAGGCAGTCCCCTCGTTTGATGGCTTTTACATCCCCCGCAAAACTTTTTTCAACGGGAAATGGATAAAATCGTGCGGCTGGTATCCCGGATTTCAACTTCGACTTTTCAAAAAAAGCCTAACGAAACTCACGGATCGAAAAGTCCATGAAGGATTTGTTGTGAATGGCAAGATCGGTTACCTAAAAGGGGATATACTTCACTACACCCACTTTGACCTTAAAAGCACCTTTGCAAAAATCAACAATTATTCCACCCTTGAAGCCGAGGAAAGCTTTCTTACAAAACGCTCCACACCATTGAATTTTATAGTAAATCCGCTTGCAGCCTTCCTTCAGCACTACATCCTCCGCCGAGGTTTCACAGATGGAGTTGAAGGACTGATAATCTCAATCCTTCACGCTCTTACAAATCTCCTCACCTATATGAAAATATGGGAGATGAGGAGAGAGAAAAAAATCTAA
- a CDS encoding CotH kinase family protein has protein sequence MNTTKLNPIIKFLVLLFLFPFFAQAQFTSSNLPIVIINTNGQIIIDDEKITADMGVIYNGEGVRNYMTDPRNHYNGKIGIEIRGSSTQMFPKKGYAVETRDSTGENLNVQLLGMPSENDWVFNAEYNDKTLMRNVLVYDMARRTMKYASRSRYFELVLNGEYIGTYVLLEKIKNDKNRVYIKELDPEDITDDALTGGYIVKVDKLDGEDNGGWYSNYPPYPGATQSIYYQFHIPKASDIVPQQINYIKAFVTNFESVMASPQYEDSLYGYPSIIDETSFADMFLISEVSRNVDAYRLSAYMYKDRDSRDRKLYAGPAWDFNHSLGNANYYDSWLGNGWQLDVLTSDTSFLYNDYFQVPFWWKKFKDSPRFKAKVKERWAILKNTAFDKNRIFGVIDSLVTYLNESQTRNFQKWPILGQWVWPNWYVGQTYQDEITYLKNWINGRLLWVNYAINLFTSTEDEKPLPEDILLISNYPNPFNPVTNVDYQIPGNGTANISVFSADGSLVSTLFSGEVTKGRYKVEFDAGNLRLASGFYPVVISYYPENGVMQKKTAKVIYLK, from the coding sequence ATGAATACTACTAAATTGAACCCGATAATAAAATTCCTTGTATTACTTTTCCTCTTTCCGTTTTTTGCTCAGGCACAGTTTACATCATCCAATCTTCCCATTGTAATAATAAATACCAACGGGCAGATTATTATTGATGATGAAAAAATAACTGCTGACATGGGAGTAATATATAACGGAGAGGGCGTCCGCAATTATATGACCGACCCCCGTAATCACTACAACGGTAAGATCGGCATTGAGATCAGAGGCTCAAGCACACAAATGTTCCCTAAAAAAGGTTATGCTGTTGAAACCAGAGACTCGACCGGGGAAAATCTTAATGTACAATTACTCGGTATGCCATCCGAAAACGACTGGGTCTTCAACGCAGAGTATAACGACAAAACATTAATGAGGAATGTGCTTGTTTATGACATGGCAAGAAGAACCATGAAATATGCATCAAGGTCACGCTACTTCGAACTCGTTCTCAACGGTGAGTATATCGGCACTTATGTTCTTCTGGAAAAAATTAAAAACGATAAAAACAGAGTCTATATAAAAGAACTTGACCCGGAAGATATCACGGATGACGCACTCACAGGTGGTTACATTGTCAAGGTCGACAAACTTGACGGTGAAGACAATGGCGGATGGTATTCAAACTATCCTCCCTACCCGGGTGCCACACAGTCTATATATTATCAGTTCCACATCCCAAAAGCCTCCGATATTGTCCCGCAACAAATTAATTACATAAAGGCTTTCGTAACCAATTTTGAAAGCGTTATGGCTTCCCCTCAATACGAGGATTCGCTTTATGGTTACCCTTCCATTATTGATGAAACTTCATTTGCCGACATGTTTCTTATCAGCGAAGTCTCGAGAAATGTTGATGCTTACCGTCTGAGTGCCTACATGTATAAAGACCGTGATTCAAGGGACAGGAAACTATATGCCGGACCAGCCTGGGATTTTAACCATTCCCTCGGAAATGCCAATTATTACGACTCCTGGCTCGGAAACGGGTGGCAACTCGATGTTCTCACCAGCGATACGAGTTTCCTGTACAATGACTATTTCCAGGTCCCCTTCTGGTGGAAAAAATTTAAGGATTCCCCAAGATTCAAAGCAAAAGTGAAGGAAAGATGGGCAATCCTCAAAAACACAGCTTTCGATAAAAACCGGATTTTTGGTGTGATCGATTCGCTGGTGACCTATCTGAATGAAAGTCAGACCCGCAACTTCCAAAAATGGCCCATCCTCGGTCAGTGGGTATGGCCTAACTGGTATGTGGGACAGACTTATCAGGACGAGATTACCTATCTGAAGAACTGGATAAACGGGAGACTGCTTTGGGTAAACTATGCGATAAATCTCTTTACCAGCACTGAAGATGAGAAACCACTCCCTGAAGATATTCTCCTTATCTCCAACTATCCAAACCCGTTCAATCCCGTTACAAATGTGGATTATCAGATTCCGGGGAATGGCACAGCGAATATTTCCGTCTTTTCCGCAGATGGGAGCCTCGTTTCAACTCTCTTCTCGGGTGAAGTTACAAAAGGAAGGTATAAAGTGGAATTTGATGCAGGTAATTTGAGACTTGCCTCCGGGTTTTATCCTGTGGTAATTTCCTATTACCCTGAAAACGGTGTGATGCAAAAGAAAACTGCAAAAGTGATTTATTTGAAATAA
- a CDS encoding HlyC/CorC family transporter, translating into METQLLLLGILILMSAFFSGTEMAYIVSNKLKIEIKAGKNNPGAKAAHYFINNPEKFFSTLLIGNNIANITFASISTIFLVDHFGLNEFEILIISTLVILFFGELIPKYIGRELSTTLLLVFAIPMRGLYVIFYPLVKLASYFTLLISRKKSTSDSLLDLVRREDLQLLIEEGENAGNVNKKEGQAIRKLIDMQDQRVNEAMRPRTEIVGVEINSSLEEVIETFIESGYSKLPVYEDNLDNITGFVLAYDLFKQPANLSEIVRQILNVPETKKSVDMLNDFLRERISIAVVIDEFGGTAGIVTAEDLIEEVFGEIKDEYDVEENVCRQTGDNEYLIGGDVEVDSINEKFDLGIPDGDYNTIGGFIMAETGRIPAQGEIVTAGLFKVHIIRSSARRIEMIKLSRIEDV; encoded by the coding sequence ATGGAGACACAACTTCTTCTTCTCGGAATTTTGATTTTGATGAGTGCCTTCTTCTCGGGTACTGAAATGGCATATATAGTTTCCAACAAACTCAAAATTGAGATAAAAGCAGGGAAGAACAACCCCGGTGCGAAGGCTGCGCATTATTTTATCAATAATCCCGAGAAATTCTTTTCCACACTTCTGATCGGCAATAATATTGCGAATATCACTTTCGCCTCCATTTCCACCATTTTTTTAGTGGATCATTTTGGATTAAATGAATTTGAGATTCTGATAATATCCACTTTGGTTATTTTGTTTTTTGGCGAGCTGATCCCAAAATATATTGGCAGGGAACTCAGTACAACTTTGTTGCTTGTTTTCGCCATTCCAATGCGGGGTCTTTATGTGATATTCTACCCTCTCGTTAAACTGGCGAGTTACTTCACCCTCTTAATCAGTCGCAAAAAATCAACTTCCGATTCACTACTTGATCTGGTTCGTCGTGAGGATTTGCAGTTGCTCATTGAAGAAGGGGAGAATGCCGGGAATGTTAATAAAAAAGAGGGACAGGCGATCAGAAAACTCATTGATATGCAGGATCAGCGGGTTAATGAGGCAATGAGACCCAGAACCGAAATTGTGGGTGTGGAAATAAACAGCAGTCTTGAGGAAGTTATTGAAACATTCATCGAATCAGGTTACTCTAAACTCCCTGTGTACGAAGACAATCTTGACAACATAACGGGATTTGTGCTTGCCTACGACCTCTTTAAGCAGCCGGCGAATCTGTCTGAAATTGTCCGTCAGATTTTGAATGTTCCCGAGACCAAAAAAAGCGTTGATATGCTCAATGATTTCCTGAGGGAGAGAATCTCGATCGCGGTTGTGATAGATGAATTTGGAGGAACCGCCGGAATCGTAACTGCGGAAGACCTGATAGAGGAAGTGTTTGGCGAAATAAAAGATGAATATGATGTTGAAGAGAATGTCTGCCGTCAGACAGGGGATAACGAATATCTTATCGGCGGGGATGTTGAAGTTGACAGCATCAATGAAAAATTTGATCTTGGCATTCCGGATGGAGATTACAATACGATTGGCGGATTCATAATGGCGGAGACGGGGAGAATTCCGGCTCAGGGTGAGATAGTTACTGCCGGTCTGTTTAAGGTTCATATCATACGCTCCTCTGCGAGAAGAATCGAAATGATCAAGCTCTCACGGATAGAAGATGTCTGA
- a CDS encoding ferrous iron transport protein A — translation MEKRTLDSARKGKYFTVMALPHGVLKVQLIRFGISEGDRIFCLERLPGGTVVIQKNRQEIALGYELASQILISEEL, via the coding sequence ATGGAAAAAAGAACGCTTGATTCAGCCCGTAAAGGGAAATATTTTACTGTGATGGCTCTGCCACACGGAGTGCTGAAAGTACAGTTAATCAGATTTGGTATAAGCGAGGGTGACAGAATATTTTGTCTTGAGAGATTGCCGGGAGGCACTGTAGTTATACAGAAGAACCGGCAGGAGATTGCGCTGGGATATGAACTGGCGTCGCAGATATTAATTTCAGAAGAACTTTGA
- a CDS encoding DUF393 domain-containing protein, whose product MSDIPKDKFVILFDGVCNFCNFWVNFIIDRDKNDKFRFASLQSELGQETLSKLKLSQTDFDTFILLNGENHFTSSSAGLRVARELGGFFGLLYIFIIVPPFIRNGVYSLIARNRYRFFGREEVCRIPTPETRKKFLG is encoded by the coding sequence ATGTCTGATATCCCAAAAGATAAATTTGTAATCCTGTTCGACGGGGTGTGTAATTTCTGCAATTTTTGGGTGAATTTTATTATTGACAGGGATAAAAACGATAAATTCCGTTTTGCATCCCTTCAGTCAGAACTTGGACAGGAAACCCTCTCCAAATTAAAACTCTCACAAACAGATTTTGATACTTTTATCCTCCTGAATGGTGAAAATCATTTCACAAGTTCGAGTGCCGGCCTTCGGGTGGCGAGAGAGCTCGGTGGTTTTTTCGGACTGTTATATATCTTCATTATTGTTCCCCCTTTTATTCGAAACGGAGTTTATTCCCTCATCGCCAGGAACAGATACAGGTTTTTCGGCAGGGAAGAGGTATGTAGAATTCCGACTCCTGAAACACGGAAGAAATTTTTAGGCTGA
- a CDS encoding ABC transporter permease, translating into MKTKKRDFLFYLAPPGFWLFIFFFIPLVLIAGYAFAIKDAYGGIKEGFTFENFSQVFEPLYLGVFVRSLLVSFGVTVTTVLLGYPVAYYLSFTRSRLKYFLLFCITLPLWTNFLVKVYSFIILLGENGLVNNFLIWCGLVDKPLALINNTFSLFLSFVYINLPFLIMPVYASLDKIDHSYIEASQDLGAGRVKTFWKIIVPWSAPGLAAGIVFVFVPTLTNFLVPEFLGGINNYMIGNLITQQFSHARNLPLGAAFSSIIVLLVVILTAAYLKYFNPYTQHEDSNER; encoded by the coding sequence GTGAAAACTAAAAAAAGAGATTTTCTTTTTTATCTCGCTCCGCCGGGATTTTGGCTGTTCATCTTCTTTTTTATCCCTCTCGTTCTCATTGCAGGCTATGCTTTTGCGATAAAAGATGCATACGGTGGAATAAAGGAAGGATTCACCTTCGAAAATTTTAGTCAGGTGTTTGAACCCCTTTATCTCGGTGTCTTTGTCAGATCGTTGCTGGTCTCGTTTGGAGTAACGGTCACGACAGTGTTACTTGGATATCCTGTCGCCTATTACTTGAGTTTTACACGAAGCAGGTTAAAATACTTTTTACTCTTTTGCATTACACTTCCATTGTGGACCAATTTTCTTGTGAAGGTTTATTCATTCATCATTCTGCTAGGTGAAAACGGACTCGTAAACAATTTTCTGATCTGGTGCGGACTTGTTGATAAACCTCTGGCTCTGATCAACAATACATTTTCACTCTTCCTGTCGTTCGTTTATATCAACCTTCCTTTCCTCATTATGCCGGTCTATGCCTCGCTCGACAAAATAGACCATTCATACATAGAAGCATCGCAGGACCTTGGGGCAGGGAGAGTAAAGACATTCTGGAAAATTATTGTCCCCTGGTCGGCTCCGGGACTTGCAGCCGGAATCGTATTTGTGTTCGTTCCAACTCTCACAAATTTCCTCGTCCCCGAATTTCTCGGTGGAATAAACAACTATATGATCGGGAATCTGATCACACAACAGTTCTCGCATGCAAGAAATCTCCCTCTCGGTGCCGCTTTCAGTTCGATAATTGTGCTCCTCGTGGTTATACTCACAGCCGCTTATCTTAAATATTTCAATCCTTACACCCAACATGAGGATTCGAATGAACGGTAA
- a CDS encoding ABC transporter ATP-binding protein, whose product MLELRNITKTFGKTTVVDNISITIGEGEFFCLLGPSGCGKTTLLRMIAGFETPTKGSIILNGLDITSLPAYKRDFNLVFQNFALFPHLSVYDNVAYGLKVKRVAASEIEERVNQTLDSLGLQGFGKRLPSTLSGGQQQRVAVARAIINRPKILLLDEPLSSLDKKIAERTLMELTDLQKNLGITFLYVTHNQHEALSLADRIALINNGKISQLASPAELYEKPADRFTAGFIGKMNFLPAEVLSRDDNHYKIRLFDSHTINFKSNGEFRLGNSSYFCLRPENISISTNPDQITGNSLPAVLKHRVYLGDSLDFEFVTENGTPLHVKSHRHLGNGDLNSIIPGAQCFLKWEDSSGWIVSEN is encoded by the coding sequence ATGCTCGAATTACGAAACATTACAAAAACTTTTGGAAAGACAACTGTAGTTGATAATATATCAATTACTATTGGCGAGGGTGAATTTTTCTGTCTTTTGGGACCCAGCGGTTGTGGGAAAACGACCCTCCTGAGAATGATTGCAGGATTTGAGACTCCAACAAAAGGCTCGATCATATTGAACGGTCTGGATATCACTTCTCTTCCCGCTTATAAAAGGGATTTCAACCTCGTTTTCCAGAATTTTGCATTGTTTCCACATCTTTCGGTTTATGATAATGTGGCTTACGGTCTGAAAGTGAAAAGAGTCGCTGCATCCGAGATTGAGGAGAGAGTAAATCAGACACTCGATTCCCTCGGTTTGCAGGGTTTTGGGAAAAGACTCCCCTCAACCCTTTCAGGCGGGCAGCAACAAAGAGTGGCGGTTGCCAGGGCAATCATCAACCGCCCCAAAATATTACTCCTCGATGAGCCATTGTCCTCACTCGATAAAAAAATTGCAGAACGAACCCTCATGGAGCTCACTGATCTGCAGAAAAACCTCGGAATCACCTTTTTATATGTAACTCACAATCAACATGAAGCCCTTTCTCTTGCCGACAGGATAGCACTGATAAACAATGGAAAAATCTCACAACTGGCTTCCCCGGCTGAGTTGTACGAAAAACCTGCTGACCGTTTCACAGCCGGCTTTATCGGTAAAATGAATTTTCTACCCGCCGAGGTTTTGAGCAGGGATGACAACCACTACAAAATTAGACTTTTCGACTCACACACAATCAACTTCAAGTCGAACGGTGAATTCCGTCTCGGAAACAGTTCCTACTTTTGCCTGAGACCCGAAAATATTTCGATATCTACAAATCCTGATCAAATTACAGGAAACTCCCTCCCCGCAGTTCTAAAGCACAGGGTCTATCTCGGTGACTCCCTCGATTTTGAATTTGTTACTGAAAACGGTACCCCCTTGCATGTGAAATCACACCGCCATTTAGGAAATGGCGACTTGAATTCCATAATCCCCGGTGCACAATGTTTCCTTAAGTGGGAAGACTCTTCAGGTTGGATAGTTAGTGAAAACTAA
- a CDS encoding extracellular solute-binding protein has product MNGNAGEERFEKQSIKVSKGTVFTAFTIGLFLLFPVIITMIFSFNESNRITSWEGFSLKWYRSAFENISLWAAIKNTVIVAVANTFFSTILGTLAAYGMARYNFKFKSVFRNFIYIPVILPEVIFGIALLTLFNALGLGLGLTTVIISHITFSVSFVILIVGARLDHFDFKLEEASLDLGATPSATFFKVVLPVIYPGVLSAAIFAFTLSVDDFIITFFTAGTGASTLPVKIYSMIKFAITPEINAVSTILIILTSIALVSSFFLQKSNLLEKIKPRYIVSVFIIFTLGIASVSFYLGNREQLNVFIWTEYIDQKIIDEFEAKYDIKVNLDYYSNNEEMLSKLQMGYNGYDLIFPSDYMVDIMLKKGMLRKIDKETLTNYRFIDRSFKSGYFDPKGDFHIPYAYGYMGIVYNREMVKNPPASWSILWDERYKGKIIMMNDMREVFSVVYNYLGMDIEKRSEVDLERALTMLKDQKRLLKKYESSVVQEYLYSGEVWLAHTDLGTALKIMQNDPKFDFIAPIEGTNIFLDNMSIPAQAPNWQNALKFINFLLEPRNTALNIAKVLYPMPNTGAVEFLPEQIKKNKLLFPTPEQIKSFTMLKDLGDFNTKLDIAWTRLMNY; this is encoded by the coding sequence ATGAACGGTAACGCAGGTGAAGAACGCTTTGAAAAGCAGAGTATAAAAGTCTCCAAAGGAACCGTCTTTACTGCATTTACCATTGGACTCTTCCTTCTCTTCCCCGTGATAATAACAATGATTTTTTCTTTTAACGAGTCGAACAGAATTACATCGTGGGAAGGATTCAGTCTGAAGTGGTACCGGAGTGCATTCGAGAATATATCACTCTGGGCTGCAATCAAGAATACCGTAATCGTGGCTGTTGCCAATACTTTTTTCTCTACAATTCTTGGTACACTCGCAGCATACGGGATGGCTCGATACAATTTCAAATTCAAGTCAGTCTTCAGAAATTTTATCTATATCCCTGTGATTCTGCCTGAAGTCATTTTTGGAATAGCACTGCTTACGCTTTTCAACGCACTGGGTTTGGGACTGGGGCTCACTACTGTAATTATATCTCACATTACCTTTTCTGTTTCATTTGTAATTCTGATTGTGGGTGCACGCCTCGATCATTTTGATTTTAAACTTGAGGAAGCAAGTCTCGATCTGGGAGCAACCCCTTCGGCCACATTTTTCAAAGTTGTCCTCCCTGTCATCTACCCGGGAGTACTCTCGGCAGCAATTTTTGCTTTCACTTTGAGTGTGGATGATTTTATCATCACTTTTTTTACCGCAGGAACAGGGGCATCCACACTTCCCGTAAAAATCTACTCAATGATCAAATTTGCGATCACTCCCGAGATTAACGCAGTCTCTACCATTCTGATCATACTAACCTCCATCGCCCTTGTTTCTTCATTTTTTCTGCAAAAATCGAATCTGCTCGAAAAAATCAAACCCCGCTATATAGTTTCTGTTTTTATCATTTTTACACTCGGTATTGCCTCTGTTTCCTTCTATCTCGGAAACCGTGAACAGTTGAATGTTTTCATCTGGACTGAATACATTGATCAAAAAATAATTGATGAATTCGAAGCAAAATATGATATCAAAGTAAATCTCGATTATTACAGCAACAACGAAGAGATGTTGTCAAAACTGCAGATGGGATATAACGGATACGATCTCATCTTCCCTTCCGATTATATGGTGGATATCATGCTAAAAAAGGGAATGTTGCGCAAAATCGACAAGGAAACCCTCACCAACTACAGATTTATCGACCGGTCGTTCAAATCGGGTTATTTCGACCCCAAAGGAGATTTTCATATCCCCTATGCCTATGGTTACATGGGTATAGTTTACAACAGGGAAATGGTGAAAAACCCGCCTGCATCGTGGAGCATCCTTTGGGATGAGCGCTACAAAGGGAAGATCATCATGATGAATGACATGAGAGAGGTTTTCTCAGTGGTGTACAATTATCTTGGAATGGATATAGAAAAAAGAAGTGAAGTCGACCTGGAACGGGCTCTGACGATGCTAAAAGATCAAAAGAGGCTGCTAAAGAAATATGAGAGCAGTGTCGTCCAGGAATATCTCTACTCAGGCGAAGTGTGGCTCGCCCATACAGACCTCGGTACAGCCCTGAAAATTATGCAGAATGATCCGAAATTTGATTTTATCGCTCCAATTGAAGGAACCAATATCTTCCTCGACAATATGAGCATACCCGCACAGGCACCCAACTGGCAAAATGCCCTGAAATTCATCAACTTCCTTCTCGAACCCCGGAACACCGCCCTCAACATTGCAAAAGTTCTCTACCCAATGCCAAATACAGGTGCTGTCGAATTTCTCCCTGAACAGATAAAGAAGAATAAACTCCTCTTCCCCACACCCGAACAGATAAAATCATTCACCATGCTGAAAGACCTTGGCGACTTTAACACAAAACTCGATATTGCCTGGACAAGGCTGATGAATTATTAG